The DNA sequence acaggtagctaagtgttttaagggacaaaatacattgaggggtgagaacggtaaagaaatcccatctcgatgtagatcatctatatagaggatctttaaatcacaataagattataacaatggttaaatgagatagtatattgatatcgtggaacatacaatatgctctatataagtctgagagtgcaattctaagttctaagagtggattcaacgaagaattaataagtaggaatttacttggtaaatttggttcacttattggaagctcagcatatagatccatggtccccattctagttgagaacattctacttgtaagactcattaattgattcgtgattgatcaattataattctaaagttagactatgtctaattttatgaattttcactgagcaggggtgaaattgtaaagaaaagagtttctaggtttatttatttattaatggactttatatgtctaattaataattaaattaaatgacaatattatttaataatctattttagttattaaataattagttttggcatttaaaaggttagaattggaaaattggcgtttttgagaaaatagagataaaatttggtaaaactgcaaaatcaagtgaggcccaatactacaccatggctggccacttattgtgggttttcaaattaatattttcattattttaatgccaaataattcctaacctaaacctagtagttgcctataaatagaaagtgatggctcagtcaaatcaacaagttttcagatcaactttctgacagaaatttctctctttagaaaaactgagccttccccactttctatacctggccgaaatcatccctctcttttcccttcatcaatttcgtgacctagtgaaagagtgagtgcccacacagagCAAGTAGTAACTGAATCATAGATtgaaagactgtgaaggatcaaacttgaagtagaaggacattcgggctcagatcttgattatactctgctacagaaaggatacaagggttagagatctgagtggaaggagacattaattccgctgcatcaatgtaaggttttcttaactttatatgtgtttaatttatcgttttagaaagttcatatttagggtgtttaaacaacatacttgtgagtagatctaagatcctggtaaaatataatccaACACTTTAAgcaataatataaatgacacaCAGgttatgcaaatactttcgtttcacataaaacctagattatccaattttagcattctcaattctcacttttcagattttgaattgagatcatagaacatgtagaaggtgatcaatcttaaacatagaattacacacaaatatagataatttcacaaacaagataAAAAGAATGGcaattatcattaactaagCAAAAACTTTAATCAACATTCATCGTCTTTCCCAATGTGGaatttagttcataaaaacCATACTAACATCCATAATTAAATCTAGaatagaaattaacatagagAAATTCAAGAgttaagaaagaactagttggtgattgcGCTCCCGATCGTCACAATAGCTTCCTCTCCTCCTTCATTCACTTTTCGGAAATTTGATTTCTGATAATTTTTGTCATAAAAGTCGAGTCCcttattgtaacaccctaactaacataggcgtattatgtGATTtctaaacatgctgtgcagctcgttgctaatcaacgaggtttatggaaaacgtgattaattaaaatttttgctttttaattaaacttataaaataatattacaaaagactcgggatcctgattacaaaatcatttacaaaagtttactgttcatacaaaataattgtcgcctagcgactagttacaaaaatagccttgctgtcccgaggatcgtacgcttcaggcctaaccgccccgacatgtacaaccttcataagctcgctcacggtccatcagctctagccttgcctttacctacacataaacgtagaactatgagtcgacagactcagtaagaaaagcataataatactcatacataaatcccggtcatgatcagacgcccatacccctgatcataaccctaactgccgtgtccaacacgatactgagtcccactactgccgtgtccaacacctgcatcgagttctgaacgttcatagggacggtactattgacacgtaacagcctgatcagtcgaaccggtcatactccgactgctggtcatactccagcctgtaccgacgtgttactatatccacctgattggtcgaaccggtcatactcaggctgctggtcatactccagcctataccgacgggatacgtcaatagtacggaaccaccaaccaagtgtcagcctgatcggtcgaaccggtcatactccggctgctagtcatactccagcctgtaccgacgtgacagggttggatggttcgaagccaacatacataactaatgtaatctaacaagctttctacatgcacgctaaacatgtaatctacatatgcataccgttatactaatcttactcggattccgaattcgtgtgtgcttggccaacccgaccggaactttaATCGCGCtacggacatgtgctcctaaaccataaaaatcacaacactataagtgacacgctaaatcacttcccggggacttaaactaggaactaaaagtttccctatcgataaaaagcatggcaataccccttaaaacataaaaacaaggaaaactagggtccctgaattttccccaaccggtagaccggttgcccaactggaattccggttctgggaaaattcaaaaccccatccggaattccggatgcacaaccggaattccggttcctcgcaggcagcaaactcaaattttcataacttgctcaaatcaactccaaatcaattcaaaccttccaaacctactccatataacccctagaacatttctaaggcaacaaaactacccagattgcacataatcacaaatcaccattaaatctcaagctttgagttctaaactcaaacttgagcaaacctagctaacatgcaatcaaaccagcttgaatctacttaaacaagcataatatagcctctgaaaacaattaaaaacatcaacaacaacacagcaacagattcaagacgtttctttcaaaaatcatatattttgcatagaaaaaccatagctttctcaacctaagaatcatgcttcaaaaacaACTTCAACAACCTTAATTTAACAGAATCTAaccacaaaacacagcagcaaccacaaccaaataatcatgcatgcataaCACTtaattcatcaaaattcaacaatttttaaagaaacaaggaagaggagctaacctagcttgaagaatgcttagattgGAAGAGAAATTGCTTGAAATTCAAAGAAAGAATCCAGCTCCTTGCACACACAcacccagccgagagagagaggaaaagagagagtggtttttggaaatttttttctaagtgttgatttttgaaaaaagaaataaaagccaCATAGCATATAtcactcatttcagccaaaaaaacaataaaataaacatttattttcaattaataaaatcactaaagacaaaataacattggggcaaaaagaccattttgcccctccacaccaaaatcacataaatcacactaaaggggtatttttgggaaattctaaattctcggccattcccgacattcccaatgccaaataacccgtcccaaactactaacatactaagttgtgatttctactgagccaaacaccgggttccaaaatacgAGACACTTAGAAaagcaaaattatgcaaactactacatgacataaaaatacatctctgaattcaataaataacagtataataaattatttaaatagctataaataattttcataattaatcataattaactgctaatttccaaattaactaagcggtctttacaactactccccccttaaaaggatttcatccccgaaatctaacctgaataactctggatattgagctctcatatctgactctagctcccaggtggcttcctccaccttgtcgTTTCTCCGCAGAAcattgaccaaagctatggtcttattccgaaggactttatcctttctatcctggatctgcactggctgttcttcataagtcatgtccgtcgttagttctaggctctcataactgagtatatgagaggggtctgaaacgtattttctcaacatcgagacatggaatacgttgtgaactgctgataaagctggaggcaatgctaaccgatatgccacttgacctatcttctcgagaatctcgaaaggtcctgtaaatctagggcataacttgcctcttttcccgaaacgtttgatccccttcatcggagatacccgtaaaaacacatggtcccctacttggaactcaacatctctgcgtttcggatctgcgtaactcttgtctcgcttccgtgaggcaagcattctagcttttatcttctctattgcctcattggtccgctgtactgattctggaccaaggtatttcctctcccctgtctcatcccagtgaatgggagatctacactttctattGTATAAcggttcatagggagccatccctatcgtattctgataactgttgttgtaagaaaattctaccaacggtagatacttattccatgagccttcaaaatccatgacacaggctcgcaacatgccctccaatatctgaattgtcctttcggactgaccatctgtctgaggatggaatgctgtactaaatttcagctttgtacccattgctcgctgcaaactttgccaaaatttggaggtgaacttcggatccctatccgaaactatagacttcggtaccccgtgaagtcttactatctctctgacatacaactctgccaactgatccactgaaaatgtcattctaaccggcagaaaaatgagcagatttcgtaaatcgatccaccactacccagatggaatcaaacaaacccgtggtcctaggtaacccgaccacaaaatctatcgtgatatcttcccacttccattctggtagggttagaggctgcaacaaccctgctggtctttgatgttcagccttaatctgctgacaagtgaggcatctcgatacgaattctaccaaattcttcttcataccgctccaccagaagtacggtttcaaatcttggtacatcttagtggtgccgggatgcagagaatacggggtagaatgagcctaatcaaagatctcattcctaagttccacactattcggaacacaaaccctagctttatacaaaagcatcccgttatctgacactgaaaaatccttggcttgaccagccaacacctcatctctgatcttcactaactctggatccgtcatctgagcgacttttattctttccaacaggtcagattgcagcgttaagttgtgaagctgacctaccacaaactcaatgctggatctaaccatatcctctgctagctgaggtgagatctgaaccatactagctacttgcccgggaccctttctgctcagggcatcggccactacattggccttcccagggtgataaaggatctcacagtcgtaatctttcactaattccaaccaacgtctctgtctcatgttcaaatctttctgagtaaagaaatacttgaaacttttatggtcggtatagatttcacacctttctccgtaaaggtaatgccgccaaatcttcaatgcgaaaaacCACTgaggccaactctagatcatgagtcgggtatcgctgttcgtaatcctttaactgacgggaggcataagcgataacccgatcggcctgcatcaatacacaccccaaaccctgtttggatgcgtcacaataaactacgaacttctccttgtctgaaggcaaagctagcactggagcggtaatcaacctctgctttagctcctgaaaactagcttcgcacttgtctgaccaaataaatcgctgattcttctttgtaagctcggttaggggcatagaaatttttaagaacccttccacgaacctacggtagtacccaactaaacccaagaagcttctgatctctgtcactgtcttcggtctcggccaatccctgacggattcgatcttcccgggatctaccttgatcccatctttgctcacaatgtgccctaggaaggacacatgagatagccagaattcacatttcttgaacttggcataaagcttgtgttcctgaagccgttgcagtaccatctgaagatgtaattcatgctcctcttctgattgagagtacacgaggatgtcgtcgataaacacaatcacacagatatcgaggaaatccttgaatactctattcatcaagtccatgaatgctgcaggagcattggttagtccgaatgacataaccagaaattcgtaatgtccatacctagtgcggaaagccgtcttcggaatgtcctcctctcggattctcaactgatgataacccgaacggagatcaatcttagaaaagaccgtcttcccctgaagctgatcgaataaatcatcgatcctaagtaatggatatttattcttcaccgtcagcttgttcaattctctgtagtcgatgcacatcctcatagatccatcctttttcttgacgaataaaaccggggctccccagggtgacacactgggccgaataaaccctatgtcaagcaacccttgaagctgaatctttaactccttaagttcagctggagccattctatatggggctttggaaactagttccacccctggtgccaagtctatcacaaagtcaatctcccgctgaggtggtaaccctggaagttcttcgggaaaaacatccaaaaattcccgaaccaccttgatgtcctctggctgaatggtatctggctgagtggtgtccaccaccatggCCAGAttccctaaacaaccgccatgcaataaatctctagctgacataaccgagatcaccgggatccgagatccctgaactgaaccaacaaacacaaatggttcttcactttccggttggaagatcaccatctttcttttacaatcaatgctcgccaaatatttagataggaaatccattcctaaaataatatcgaactctactaaactcatctctattaaatcagcacttaactccctaccatctatcctgatcggcatagacctaatccacctgttggagataaccaactctccgccaggtaatagggttccaaaccctgattcatatctatcatacggtctatccaatttattagatattctagcagccacacaagaacatccttgacctaaacactcacccggaggatgcctctagctaatgagacactccagtaggaataacggATCTCGACACTACCCTCACGaccgtcttgattctggttccctcggaacctcttgttctgccgcgagccaccggatgcagtggatgatttcctcctctAGTCCATGGTCGAACCACTatctcccctgctgaaacctgacgtaggaggggtaggagccccgccacatacTGGAGTCCTAATTGATTCCAACATACatctaactgcgccctcagctcacaaTGCTTTCTCCACCATTTCAGTATAGGTGatcttatcgtcggtagtgatcatcaagtcatgcttaatcttcacatttaacccgtccaggtacttaTCTTTCTTGTTGAAGTCGGTTGAAACTATTcctgaggctaacctcgccaaccgatcgaactgagtagtatacttaGTCACGCTcgtattctcacgctgggtcaggtgggcaaactctttcctcttggcgcttctgaccgcctcgttataatacttggcattgaagagttcctagatcctttcccaggtcatggtggtgacgtcatgaatctgagacaccatgtcccaccagacaagagcgtcttcttgaagctggaaagtggcacacaccactctgtcattcccagtgacacccataaaattcaagattttggtgatcaccgttagccactgttcggccttcatcacatctggacctcccagaatgaccggaggtgcttgcttccggaaccgttcatacaagggttccattcactttgccgcttaatttggaaattaaaaacgaaacatgcgcctattctactatcaggctactaacatgcatcctaacaggcttttcttttttcataaataaataaataaaccactaaagcaataaaggcttactgaaccgcgaaacgagctaactgctgatgatgattgtacatgtcgtgacgatcttcggaagacaacctggcggctctgataccaaattgtaacaccctaactaacataggcgtattaagtgatttttaaacatgttgtgcagctcgttgctaatcaacgaggtttatggaaaacgtgattaattaaaatttttgcttttttattaaacttataaaataatattacaaaagactcgggatcccgattacaaaatcatttacaaaagtttactgttcatacaaaataattgtcgcctagcgactagttacaaaaatagccttgctgtcccgaggatcgtacgctccaggcctaaccgccccgacatgtacaaccttcataagctcgctcacggtccatcagctctagccttgcctttacctacacataaacgtagaactatgagtcgacagactcagtaagaaaagcataagaatactcatacataaatcccggtcatgatcagacgcccatacccctgatcataaccctaactgccgtgtccaacacgatactgagtcccactactgccgtgtccaacacggcatcgagttcgaacgttcatagggacggtactattgacacgtaacaacccgatcgccgaaccggtcatactccgaccgccggtcatactccactcgtaccgacgtgttactatatccacctgatcggtcgaaccggtcatactcaggctgctggtcatactccagcctataccgacgggatacgtcaatagtacggaaccaccaaccaagtgtcagcctgatcggtcgaaccagtcatactccggctgctggtcatactccagcctgtaccgacgtgacatggttggatggttcgaagccaacatacataactaatgtaatctaacaggcttcgtacatgcacgctaaacatgtaatctacatatgcatactgttatactaatcttacctggattccgaattcaggtgtgccggtcaacctgactggaactttaatcGCGCGCtacggacatgtgctcctaaaccatgaAAATcgcaacactataagtgacacgctaaatcacttcccggggacttaaactaggaactaaaagtttccctatcgataaaaagcatggcaataccccttaaaacataaaaacaaggaaaactagggtccctgaattttccccaaccggtagaccggttgcccaaccggaattccggatgcacaaccggaattccggatgcacaaccggaattccggatgcacaaccggaattccggatgcacaaccggaattccggatgcacaaccggaattccggttcctcgcaggcagcaaactcaaattttcataacttgctcaaatcaactccaaatcaattcacaccttccagacctactccatataacccctagaacatttctaaggcaacaaaactacccagattgcacataatcacaaatcaccattaaatctcaagctttgagttctaaactcaaacttgagcaaacctagctaacatgcaatcaaaccaagcttgaatctacttaaacaagcataatatagcctctgaaaacaattaaaaacatcaacaacaacacagcaacagattcaagacgtttctttcaaaaatcatatattttgcatagaaaaaccatagcttgctcaacctaagaatcatgcttcaaaaacaACTCCAACAACCTTAATTTAACAGAATCTAaccacaaaacacagcagcaaccacAACGaaataatcatgcatgcataaCACTtaattcatcaaaattcaacaatttttaaagaaacaaGGAAGAGGAGCttacctagcttgaagaatgcttagattgGAAGAGAAATTGCTTGAAATTCAAAGAAAGAATCCAACTCCTTGCACACACAcacccagccgagagagagaggaaaagagagagtggtttttagaaatttttttctaagtgttgatttttgaaaaaagaaataaaagccaCATAGCATATAtcactcatttcagccaaaaaaaacaataaaataaacatttattttcaattaataaaatcactaaagacaaaatatcattggggcaaaaagaccattttgcccctccacaccaaaatcacataaatcacactaaaggggtctttttgggaaattctaaattcccggccattcccgacattcccaatgtcaaataacccgtcccaaactactaacatactaagttgtgatttctactgagccaaacaccgggttccaaaataccgggcaccggaaagcaaaattatgcaaactactacatgacataaaatgcatctctgaattcaataaataacagtataataaattatttaaatagctataaataattttcataattaatcataattaactgctaattttcaaattaactaagcggtctttacacttaTATAGGAATTAGGGTTGCTACCTCTGAATggcaaaatttcgaaattggtCAAAAATCTCGTGTTTCAcccctggtcgcgactacataaagcccttgttgcGACCATAGGCCAATTGGAAAAACACCCCTTTTTGCCTAATcccctagtcgcgaccatggtcgcgaccatggaaaAGGGTCGCGACTATGGCTTCacctggtcgcgactactgaaggCCAAATTGGCAGCTTCAGCAGATTTTTCTCCAGAATGTCTCGTCTTTTCACCAACTGATAAAATTTGAACTGTAATGCATCGAGAACCTAAAACAAGGAAAATCGAGCGTAAAAGCATTCCAAAAGGCAACATTAACTGAGAAAACGCTTATGAAATCGACTTggaacttaggctaaaaatagcctaacacttAGATCATTAATATTTGTCTAGTGTTTGTGACCATACTCTTGTTGAGTGGTGAGATGGAATGTTGGGAAAGTGTGACTTCACCATTAATGATTGGGATCCCTTCTTCTACAGAAGGATGTGCTCACTCAATGTTGGATAGTGATGAAGATATCCCTAATGCTCAACCATTACCTCAAGTCACTTTGGTTGACAGTGATGATGAGGGGGAAGTTTTTGATGAGAGTGTATGTAAGATTGATGAAGAGCCTCGAGCTCTTCAGTATGCGATAATGGTACATGATTATGAGGGTGATAAGAATGAGTATGTCGGGCGGTCCCTTCACTTTTTGAGGGACAACCCGAGGTCGAGTATGACTAAGGGAGATATCCTACGCATGTGACATCAATATGAGATTCATTCTTCTATACAAATGTGACTTCCAACTATCGTTGAGCGTCCCAATTGGGATAGTGGCGATTGGGTTTGTATGTATGAATTTCCTTTTAAGATTGGCTTTTGATTCCCTTTCCCTCTATTTGTACAAGAAGTGTTGGACTATTATGGGGTAGCTCCTAGCCAACTCATGCCAAATGCTTGGAGGTTATTGTTGGGTATAGAAGTCATAGTTAGAGTGAAGGGGAAGAGGGTTGACTTTGTAGATTTCAAGTCAAGTTATTATCTTAAACAACACGATACAGATAAAGGTCGATATCGATTCATTCTTAGAGCAAACAAAAAAGCTTGGGTAACAGAGTTGGTTGCTAGCAACAAGAGGGGTTGGAGGAAGAAATATTGTTTTGTCAAAGGTGACCTGTTTGGAATGAGTGATTATGTGGTTCCTACTTCATGGAGAACCTTAAGTGAGTGAGGAGTGTTGATTTCTTTGTTGTTTTTTATTTGATACTTGATTTGTCTATgaatactaactatttctctttGTCATTGTAGGTAAGGGGCTTGCTCGATGTCCTCGCAGGGGGTGTTGGTCTGAAGCTCAAGTTAACGACTTGCTCTCTATTCCTTCCGATCATAGTGCCCATAAAAAGCTTCTTATTTTGAATAAATCTTGTGTTGGAAAGTTATGGAGAGCTGCGCAACGTCAAGAAGGTAGTATTTTTTCACTCAACGTTGTCAAGCGCGCCCCATCCTTTTGTTGACCCGAGCTTTAGAGAAGGTTAGTGGTCTATTCTCTTTGATTCGTCATTTAACGGAAGAATAACGTTTTCTTGTAGACCGTTACTATAAGAGGATGACTTTCGAGGTTTGTGGAGCAGATGATGCTGTTGCTAGGGGTAAGACTAATTTACTTGGAAAGAGGTCTAAGAAGACCACAAGTCATGTTGCAAAATCTCGAGTTCCTGCTAAGGAACATGAAGCTGGTGGCTCTCTGTTGCTAACTGATGGTGTGGTTGCGGCTTCTCCACTGAGGGGTGACAACGTGTTGTCTATTGAGGAGAGTATGATCAACCTGTCCATCTCTTCTAATATTTCAGCTTACTCTGACCCTGCTTCTATCAAAGGTCATGTTAAGGCTCTTCTCCATTCGAGAGATGAAGAGCGTTTGAGGGGCATCAGAGTTGCGGGGCGAGTGAATTATGGTGTTTCTacgatttaccaagtaagttTGGAAAGAATTTGTATTTACACATATGTAGTTATTTTTGCGTGTTACTCATGATAATTCGACTTTTCTTTTGTAGGCTATTCAAGCAGTCCTC is a window from the Cannabis sativa cultivar Pink pepper isolate KNU-18-1 chromosome 1, ASM2916894v1, whole genome shotgun sequence genome containing:
- the LOC133033721 gene encoding uncharacterized protein LOC133033721 codes for the protein MTFEVCGADDAVARGKTNLLGKRSKKTTSHVAKSRVPAKEHEAGGSLLLTDGVVAASPLRGDNVLSIEESMINLSISSNISAYSDPASIKGHVKALLHSRDEERLRGIRVAGRVNYGVSTIYQAIQAVLYNNFS